DNA from Rubripirellula lacrimiformis:
AAACCGACCACGCCTGTCGCTTAGGTGGCGACGAATTTGCGGTCTTGCTTCACAATGTATCCGAACAAGATGCCATGAAGTTTGCGAATCGCATTCGCAAACAGATTGCACTGCAGTCATGCAATGGTGGGAACCAGTCGTTGCGTGTGCGAACCACACTGGGTGTCGCGACGACAAATAGTGGCGACTTGGCCATCAGCAGCCTGATTGAACAGGCCGATTCTGCGTTGCTTGCCGCAAAGGTTGCCGGACGGGACCGTGCTTTAAGTACCAGCGACCTGCAACGCAATGAACAGGGAAAGCTGGGCCAGCAAAGCACATTGGTCGACCGACTGCGCGAAATTCATGCCGACGAGGTCATGACAAAGACCATCGGAGTGTTCCGTGACTCGGAATCACTGGACGATGCGAGGGAACTGTTCTTAAAGTCAGGAATCGACTGCGCGTGTGTGGTCAATGTGCAATCCGAACTGGTTGGCATGGTCAGCGAACGCGACTTCATGAACACGCTGACAACGCAGAACACCAGCAAAAATCCGTTGTCCAGTGTGATGAATAACAACATCACGCGATTCCCGCCTAGGACATCCCTTGCCGTCGTGTGGGACTCACTTCAACGCAATCCCATGCTTCGCGCCGTGATTGTCGACAACAATGGGTTCCCGCTTGGCTTGGTGACCCGCCGGGCGGTGTTGGAAGCGGTGCATCGTCTGGTTCAAACGATCGACAGCGACAAGTAGCGGGCGCACCGGATCCAGGGACAGGGCAAGCGGTAGATCGATCGCCTACTGAACTTGTTTTCGATACTCGCGTGGCGAGATCCCAAGCGTGTTTCGGAATTGACGACTGAAATAGTTGCTATCGGCAAAACCGACTTCGAAAGCGATCTCGGTAATGGTTTGATCGGTGCTGCGCAACAGCCGACTTGCTTCTCGGATACGCAGATCAATCAAGTACTTGATGGGCGGGGTGCCCATGGTTTCTTCGAACGTGCGGATGAAGTTGCGTCGCGACATCCCAGAGATGTCAACCAATTCGTCCAGCGTGATCGGATGCGAAAATTTGCGTCGGATATGCGAGATCGACTCAGCGATACGAAGCAGTTTCTTGCTCTCGGGGTTTCGCGTTCGGCTGTAACAGCGAGACAAGAAAGTTACCAACTGCAGCATCGATGCCGTTGCCATCACGCCGAAACCTGGGCCGCGATCGGCAAGCTCTGCTTCCAACCCGTCGATCAACCGCAGCGTTTCGACCATCTGAACAGGGCTCAGTTGAAGCCGGCTGGTAAATTGATGTCGCTTACGCCAAGCCGGTTCCAGAGTGAATAGAGCGTGATAGCCGGTCAACGACTGCAGATCCGCAATCGACATGGGCAGCTCGGTCGGATCAAACAGGATGTTGATCAGACTTAGCTGGTCCATATTCAAATAGTCATGCGGACGGTCGCCACCGATCACAAAGGTATCGCCCACCGAAAGTTCGTAGCTGTCTTCGCCCGTGATGTGCATTCCTTTGCCGCCGGTGATGATGACGATCTCTGCAAACTCGTGGCAATGCAAACCGAACGGTTGCTGGGGATCCCGGCGTTCCACGACGATCGGAAATCCGTCTTGGTGGAACCAGTCCTGCTTCTTCAGTTTTCGCATCATTTCGCGGGCAAGACTCGGGTGCTTTGACCACGATAGCGGGGTCGGATAGGCGACGACGACAGCATCCATGCTCTGGCGTTATTGTGCTAATCCCGGGCACGATCGTCAAGGTTTAGCCCCCCGTGACCCATTACATTGGGGACACCAAAGCGACATCAGGCCGCTCGACCACCCCCCTGGCCCCCCTTAACCCAGACCTGCGACCATGAACAACCCGGGCAATATCGAGGCTAGTTTCCAGCTTGCTGTGCAGCAGTACGAAGCCATGGGTGTCGATGTCGATGCGGCACTCGACCGGATGCGCAGCGTTGAAATATCGGTCCATTGCTGGCAGGGGGATGATGTTTCGGGGTTTGAAGGCGATGGGGGATCGCTCGGAAACGGACTTGCCGTCACGGGCAATTATCCCGGCCGCGCCCGAAACCCCGACGAACTACGCAGCGATCTGGAAATGGCCTATTCGCTGATTCCCGGTAAACATCGGCTGAACCTGCATGCGATGTACGGCGAGTTCAATGGCCCAGTTGACCGAGATGCCATCGGCGTTGAACACTTCCAGGGTTGGATGGATTGGTCACGCGACCAGAAGATCAGCCTGGATTTCAACCCGAGCTATTTCTCGCATCCCAAAGCGTCCGATGGATTCACGCTTGCGTCAGCCGATTCGGGGATTCGTCAGTTCTGGATCGATCATGGGATTGCCTGCCGCAACATTGCTGCAGCGATGGGTGCAGCCCAGGGCAACCCGTGCATCAATAATTTTTGGGTGCCGGACGGTTACAAAGATACCCCGGCAAGTCGCCAAGCGCCGCGCCAGCGCCTAGCCGATTCGCTGGACAAGATTTTCGCGGAACCATTGCCACGTGACCAAACACTCGATGCGGTCGAATGCAAACTGTTTGGCATCGGCAGCGAAAGCTACGTGGTGGGATCGCACGAGTTCTACATGGGCTACGCAATCTCGCGTAATAAAGTCCTGTGCTTGGATGCCGGACACTTCCATCCGACCGAAGTGATCTCGGACAAGATTTCGTCCGCACTGATGTACGTCCCCGAATTGCTGCTTCACGTTAGCCGAGGCGTCCGCTGGGACAGTGACCATGTCGTCACCTACAGCGACGAACTGCAATCGATCATGCAAGAGATTGTCCGCGGCGACTATCTTGATCGAGTGCACATTGGATTGGACTTTTTCGATGCCAGCATCCACCGGGTTGCCGCATGGGCTATCGGAACTCGCAATGCACTGAAGGCGATGATGGCGGCACTGCTTGAACCCGTCGACAAGATCCAGCAACTTGAACGCGACGGTGACCTGACCGCTCGGTTGGCCTTGATGGAAGAACAAAAAACGATGCCGCTGGGTGCCGTCTGGAACCACTATTGCCAAACCGCGGGCGTTCCGGTCGGTGCCGACTGGTTGCAGAACGTCCGTGACTACGAAAACAACGTCACGTCGCGGCGAAGCGATCACCCTGTGGCACTGTAAGAACGAACGTTTGGTTCGACCGCATCCGCCGTCGGCCTGCGAAAGCGGGTTCCGATCGTGCGAGAAACAACCTTTCCATTTCGAGTACGTTGATGAGCGAAGAAGCTTCGAGTTCAGGCGGAGAATTTGAACGCGATCCGGTGCCGGATTCGGCGCTGCTGGGCAGCGGCAAGTTCTGGGGCATGTATGCTGGCGAGCATGCGGCGGGCACGGAATTCATGATCGGCCCCCTATTCTTGGCGGCCGGGGCCAGCTTGTCCGACCTGCTGCTTGGATTGCTGCTTGGCAATCTCCTTGCAGTGTTGACCTGGCGATTCCTGGTCGTCCCCATCGCGATGGCGAAACGGTTCACGCTGTACTATCAACTCGAACGCATCGCGGGCGGATCATTGGTCAAGTTCTACAACTTGGTCAATGGACTGCTTTTCTGTTTTCTGGCTGGGGCAATGATCACCGTTTCGGCCTCTGCCGTCGGCGTGCCCTTTGACATCACGTTTGATGTCCCCAGCAACATGCTTGGGCTCAGCAACTTGTCCTTTACCGGCTTGGTCGCGATCGTTGGCGTTGTCATCGCGGTTGTTGCGGCGGGCGGCTATGGACGCGTCGCTCGGTTTGCCAACATCGCAGCACCCTGGATGATCGGCGTCTTTGCTGCGTGCGGAATCGTTTCGCTGGCACAGATGAACGCAACCAGCTTTGCAGCGATATCCGAAGGCGTATTTTGGAGCGACGCGATCGCGTTTGTGCAGGAAAAGAACGGACCGCAGACGTTCAGTTTCTGGCAGATCGTTGTATTTGCCTGGCTGTGCAACGGGGCAATGCACTTTGGCATGGCCGACTTGACGATTTTCCGATTCGCGCGAAGCAAATCCTCGGGATGGGCGCCTGCGATCGGCATGTTCCTGGGGCACTACATGGCCTGGATCGCCGCCGCATTGCTACTGGCTGCCCTGATCAAACTGCAACCGGCAATGGCACTGGGCAGCGACGGCAAGGTGACGGCCAACCCAGGGATGTTGGCGTTCGAATCGCTTGGATGGGCTGGCATCATCTGTGTGGTGATCGCGGGCTGGACGACGGCGAACCCGACCATCTATCGCGCGGGATTAGCTTTCCAGGGCGTGATCCCCAGCAGTTCGCGGACAGCGATGACCTTGGTCGCCGGCGGCGTGGCAACGATTGCCGGTGCGTTCCCGAACCTATCTGCCCAACTGCTCGGCTTCGTCGGAACTTACGGAACCGTGCTGGGCCCGATGGGGGCGGTCATCTTTGTGGACTTTTACCTGATGAAGAAGTACGGCCTGCAAGACGAGTACGCGCAGCGAAGTGGATCGAAGATCAACCCAGCCGTGATGATCGCGTGGTTGCTGCCGGTCGCGGTAGGACTGTACCTGATCATCGTCGAAGGACTGTTTGCTGCCTACGCCGTGATCCCATGCTGGATCGCCTGCGGCGTCCTCTATCTGGTGCTTAGCAAGTGGATGCAAAAGCCCAGCGATCAACCAGCAACCGCCTAACCCAACCAACGAACGAAATCCCCATGAACATCATCGCCAAAATCGTATCCCTGATCGCGTTGGGCTGTGTCATCGTCCCCTGCCTGCTGTATTTCGCCGGATCCATCGGACTCGACACGGTGAAGTGGACCGCGCTCTTGGGCACCATCGGGTGGTTCATCGCCACGCCAATATGGATGAGCCGAGAAACACGCGTCGATGCCGATCAAGTCGAAATTTAGAACAGCATCGGTTTCGAACGGGCGCTTACGCAAAACGCCGATCCTCCCCCCCCCCACCAATTCACACCCAGGTTTTTCGCATGAGATTCCTTTTGTGCCTGCCGCTGATTGCAACGTTTCTGATTCTAGATGTCAGCGATGCGCAACAGCCATCCGTTGCCTCGGAACCAAGCCAAGCGAGCGACGCAGGCGGCGAGGCGGGTTTCCAAGCCATGATCAGCCGTGGCTATCAACCGCTGTTCAACGGCAAGGACCTAGCCGGGTGGCGGAATCCCTATCCGCACGGCGAAGCACGGGTTGTCGACGGCGAGATTCATCTGCTGGCAGACGACAAGTTTTTCTTGGTCACCGAGAAAAAGTACGATGACTTTCGCTTGTGCGTCGACATCCACCTGCCCGATGGCCCTGCCAACTCGGGTGTGATGTTCCGCTGTCGCGTCGATGATGAAGCTGCCAAAAAGAAGGTCTACGGGTACCAAGCCGAATGCGACGGATCGGATCGACGCTGGTCCGGTGGCCTGTTCGACGAGGCACGGCGAGGATGGATCTGGCCTAGCACCAAAGGACGTTCACGCGACCAGTTCCTAGTACACGAAGAAGAATCCAAAGCAGCGTTTGCCGATCCCAAGATCGCCAATGCACTCAATCGCAATGGTTGGAATCGATTCGAAGTCACTTGCATCGGTGACCGGATCCGTATCGAAGTCAATGGAATCACCACGGTCACTTTCCATGACACCACGGATGCATCGGGATACATCGGGATCCAGCATCATGGCGAAGACGGACAAACCTATCGTTTCCGAAACCTGTTCATCAAAGAACTTCCGAACGTGCCGGCCCAGGAGACCGTTTCGATCGTCGAACAAGAACCCATCTCGGTCCAAAAAATCGACGACAAAACCATGCTTGTCGATTTTGGCAAAGTCGCGTTTGGGAATATCGCATTGCGAGTGCCCCCATTGGGATCAGGGTCAGGCAAGATTCACTTCGGCGAGAAGCTCCAAGATGGTCGAATCGACCGGCATCCGCCCGGCACCGTTCGTTATGGCGTCAGCGGATTTCGCAAAGGCACTGGCGAAATGGGGACCTGGATCATCGCCGCTGCCGCGGACGCTCGGAACACCGAACAAACCAATCCGATGGGGGTTCACCCGCCCGCCGTGCTGACGCCCAAAACCTGGTTGCCGGTGATGCCGTTTCGATGGGTCGAAATGGAAGGCTGGGAAGGCGAATTCAAACCCGAATACATCCATCGGCGAGCTGCCTTTGCATCCGACTGGAACGACGATGCGAGTTCGTTCCAATGTTCGGACCCACTGTTGAACCAAATTTGGGACCTCTGCAAGTACAGCATCAAAGCGACAACCTTCGCCGGTGTGTACGTCGACGGTGATCGCGAACGCATTCCCTACGAAGCCGATGCGTACCTGAATCAACTAAGCCACTACGCCACCGACGACAACGTCACGATGGCTGCAAATTCGTTCGACTGGCTGATCGAAAATGGAACCTGGCCCAGCGAATGGGCGCCCCACATGGTGTTCATGGCGCATGCCCAGTGGATGTATTCGGGCGACAACGACTGGATCGCACAACGTTACGAATTGCTAAAATCGAAAACGCTGATGCATCGCTGTGGCAAAGATGGATTGGTCCGCAGCGACCAGATGGATCGCCGGAAGCATGACATTGTGGATTGGCCACCGGTCGAACGTGACGCGTTCGTGTTCACCGAGATCAACACCGTGGTCAACGCGTTCCACATCAAGGCGATCGAGCGGATGGCCCAACTGGCGCGTGCGATCGGAAAAGGCGATGACGCAGACGCGTTTGAAGCTCACGCAAAGCTGGCAACCGCTTCCTTCCAAGAGGCCCTTTTCGACGACACCCAAGGCGTTTATCGCGATGGGGTTGGCACCAATCACAGCAGCATCCACGCCAACTTCCTTCCGCTGGCGTTTGGGATCGTTCCCGCCAACAAGATCGCCGGTGTGACCGAATGGCTCGAACAACAAGACATGCGGTGCAGCCCTTATGCGGCCCAATATTTCATGGATGGACTGTTCCGTAGCGGCAGCGGCAGCGGCAAAAAGGCGATCGCATTGATGATCGCCGATGGTGATCGCAGCTGGAAACATATGGTGAACAGTGGGACCACGATCACCTGGGAAGCATGGGACATGAAATACAAGCCGAACCAAGACTGGAACCACGCCTGGGGCGCCGCACCGGCGAACCTATTCCCTCGTTACATCTTGGGTGCCCAACCGACATCCCCGGGCTGGACCACCGTCACCATCCGCCCCTGTCCCAGTGGCCTGAAACAAGCCGAAGGCAAAATCCCAACACCGCGTGGACCGATCCTAATCGATTGGACAAACGATTCGAACTTTGCGATGTCGCTTGCCCTGCCCGATGGCATGTCGGCGTCTGTTGAATTGCCAGCGACGGACCAAAGCAATGGCGTATGGGTCAATGGTAAATCCATCGACGCCACCCAATCCGGCAACCGCTGGGTCCTGAAAGACATGGTCCGTGGCACCGTTACTGTCGAAGTCCGGTAACGCGCTGCGTTTGCAAAAAAACGCAGACGAGATCTGCTACACACGACCGATTCCCGACCGAACATCCACCCTGCAATCCCACCCACATGACGACGTCCCCCATGACAACCAATCCTGCGATTCATCGCCTGCTGTACTGTCTGTTTCTTTTGATTCCGGCGGTTGCTTCGGCAGAAGCCCCCTACGAATCGATGTTCAACGGAGACAACCTATCCGGATGGGCCGGCAATGACGGGTTCTGGTCGGTGAAGGACGGCGTGATTGTTGGCCAAACCACGAAAGAGAATCCTACCGAAGGCAACACATTCTTGGTGTGGCAAGGCGGCCAAGTCGGCGACTTTGTGTTCAAGACCCAGGTCCGATTCGAAGGGAACAACACCGGTGTCCAATACCGCAGCGAGTTGATTGATCCCGAAAAGTTCGTTGTGAAAGGGTACCAAGCCGACCTGCACGAATCGCCCGAATTCTTCGGGATGCTGTATGCCGAAAAATGGCGAGGGATCGTTGCCAAACGATTCCAACGAGTTGTCGTGGGCGCCGACGGCAAGCCAAACGTTGTCGGGCAGGTGGGCGATCGAGACCAACCATTGGTGGACTCGCAGTGGAACGAGTTGACAATCGTCGCGGTCGGCAACCGCCAAATCCATCAGGTCAACGGGATCACGACGATGGATTTGACGGACGACCATCCCGAAGCGCGTCGCGAGGGGATCTTGGCATTGCAACTGCATGCCGGTGCCCCCATGAAAGTCGAATTCAAAGATATCCGGATTCGTCACTTAGCGAACGAAGACGCTAGGACAACCATCAAC
Protein-coding regions in this window:
- a CDS encoding diguanylate cyclase, with product MTISIDPVERPRVLVVDDHFTTRKLMTAWLEMSGYTVVQAEDGGCAWDSAKTNCPPIVVTDWNMPNMSGLELCRSIRQQHGNDDIYVLIATARDTGDDLSAAMEAGANDFLSKPIREEEFLARIRSAEIALNRLQEKTALAELDSLTGLLNQRSFKQRAQRSCEISIAAGNPVSCILLDIDHFKQFNDQYGHATGDEVLRIVSDVISEHVRQTDHACRLGGDEFAVLLHNVSEQDAMKFANRIRKQIALQSCNGGNQSLRVRTTLGVATTNSGDLAISSLIEQADSALLAAKVAGRDRALSTSDLQRNEQGKLGQQSTLVDRLREIHADEVMTKTIGVFRDSESLDDARELFLKSGIDCACVVNVQSELVGMVSERDFMNTLTTQNTSKNPLSSVMNNNITRFPPRTSLAVVWDSLQRNPMLRAVIVDNNGFPLGLVTRRAVLEAVHRLVQTIDSDK
- a CDS encoding helix-turn-helix domain-containing protein — encoded protein: MDAVVVAYPTPLSWSKHPSLAREMMRKLKKQDWFHQDGFPIVVERRDPQQPFGLHCHEFAEIVIITGGKGMHITGEDSYELSVGDTFVIGGDRPHDYLNMDQLSLINILFDPTELPMSIADLQSLTGYHALFTLEPAWRKRHQFTSRLQLSPVQMVETLRLIDGLEAELADRGPGFGVMATASMLQLVTFLSRCYSRTRNPESKKLLRIAESISHIRRKFSHPITLDELVDISGMSRRNFIRTFEETMGTPPIKYLIDLRIREASRLLRSTDQTITEIAFEVGFADSNYFSRQFRNTLGISPREYRKQVQ
- a CDS encoding L-rhamnose isomerase, producing MNNPGNIEASFQLAVQQYEAMGVDVDAALDRMRSVEISVHCWQGDDVSGFEGDGGSLGNGLAVTGNYPGRARNPDELRSDLEMAYSLIPGKHRLNLHAMYGEFNGPVDRDAIGVEHFQGWMDWSRDQKISLDFNPSYFSHPKASDGFTLASADSGIRQFWIDHGIACRNIAAAMGAAQGNPCINNFWVPDGYKDTPASRQAPRQRLADSLDKIFAEPLPRDQTLDAVECKLFGIGSESYVVGSHEFYMGYAISRNKVLCLDAGHFHPTEVISDKISSALMYVPELLLHVSRGVRWDSDHVVTYSDELQSIMQEIVRGDYLDRVHIGLDFFDASIHRVAAWAIGTRNALKAMMAALLEPVDKIQQLERDGDLTARLALMEEQKTMPLGAVWNHYCQTAGVPVGADWLQNVRDYENNVTSRRSDHPVAL
- a CDS encoding family 78 glycoside hydrolase catalytic domain is translated as MRFLLCLPLIATFLILDVSDAQQPSVASEPSQASDAGGEAGFQAMISRGYQPLFNGKDLAGWRNPYPHGEARVVDGEIHLLADDKFFLVTEKKYDDFRLCVDIHLPDGPANSGVMFRCRVDDEAAKKKVYGYQAECDGSDRRWSGGLFDEARRGWIWPSTKGRSRDQFLVHEEESKAAFADPKIANALNRNGWNRFEVTCIGDRIRIEVNGITTVTFHDTTDASGYIGIQHHGEDGQTYRFRNLFIKELPNVPAQETVSIVEQEPISVQKIDDKTMLVDFGKVAFGNIALRVPPLGSGSGKIHFGEKLQDGRIDRHPPGTVRYGVSGFRKGTGEMGTWIIAAAADARNTEQTNPMGVHPPAVLTPKTWLPVMPFRWVEMEGWEGEFKPEYIHRRAAFASDWNDDASSFQCSDPLLNQIWDLCKYSIKATTFAGVYVDGDRERIPYEADAYLNQLSHYATDDNVTMAANSFDWLIENGTWPSEWAPHMVFMAHAQWMYSGDNDWIAQRYELLKSKTLMHRCGKDGLVRSDQMDRRKHDIVDWPPVERDAFVFTEINTVVNAFHIKAIERMAQLARAIGKGDDADAFEAHAKLATASFQEALFDDTQGVYRDGVGTNHSSIHANFLPLAFGIVPANKIAGVTEWLEQQDMRCSPYAAQYFMDGLFRSGSGSGKKAIALMIADGDRSWKHMVNSGTTITWEAWDMKYKPNQDWNHAWGAAPANLFPRYILGAQPTSPGWTTVTIRPCPSGLKQAEGKIPTPRGPILIDWTNDSNFAMSLALPDGMSASVELPATDQSNGVWVNGKSIDATQSGNRWVLKDMVRGTVTVEVR